The Mucilaginibacter yixingensis genome window below encodes:
- the trpC gene encoding indole-3-glycerol phosphate synthase TrpC, translated as MTILDKIVVRKKEEVKEAKARVSVAELEKSEFFNRHVYSFRDFLLNPARTGIIAEFKRKSPSKGIINDQVSVEDVTTAYAAAGASALSVLTDTDFFMGKTEDVIAARRVNGIPILRKEFIIDEYQLLEARAMGADVILLIAAILTPAEVSHLAAFAKSLGLNVLLEVHNLEELKRSIDPHVDAIGVNNRNLADFTVSVDTSFQLVEQIPNEFLKISESAISNTNVIKQLKAAGFNGFLIGENFMRQADPGKAMAEFVKGL; from the coding sequence ATGACCATCTTAGATAAAATAGTAGTTCGTAAAAAGGAAGAAGTAAAAGAGGCCAAAGCACGTGTAAGCGTGGCCGAGCTGGAAAAATCAGAGTTCTTCAACCGCCATGTATATTCTTTCCGCGATTTTCTGCTCAATCCGGCACGTACCGGCATCATTGCCGAGTTTAAGCGTAAATCGCCATCAAAAGGCATTATTAATGACCAGGTTTCTGTAGAGGATGTAACCACTGCTTATGCCGCGGCCGGTGCATCTGCCCTATCGGTACTAACCGATACCGACTTTTTTATGGGTAAAACCGAGGACGTGATTGCCGCCCGTCGCGTAAATGGCATTCCTATCCTGCGCAAAGAGTTTATCATTGATGAATACCAATTGCTGGAAGCCCGCGCCATGGGTGCAGACGTTATCCTGCTCATTGCGGCCATCCTCACCCCTGCCGAGGTGAGTCACCTGGCTGCATTTGCCAAAAGTTTGGGATTGAATGTACTGCTGGAAGTACACAACCTGGAAGAACTGAAACGCAGCATTGATCCGCATGTAGATGCCATCGGTGTAAACAACCGTAATCTGGCCGATTTTACTGTATCGGTAGATACCTCGTTCCAGCTGGTAGAACAGATCCCGAATGAGTTTTTGAAGATCTCAGAAAGCGCTATCAGCAACACCAACGTCATCAAGCAACTGAAAGCTGCAGGCTTTAACGGCTTCCTGATCGGCGAGAATTTTATGCGCCAGGCAGATCCGGGCAAGGCTATGGCCGAGTTTGTGAAGGGATTGTAA
- a CDS encoding cytochrome B, with protein sequence MYTFLFYFHSGLRFVVLLLLLLSIIQSLTGWLGNKPYTESNRKGNMFTMISMHVQLLVGLALYFVSPLVQFGANTMKQADTRYWTVEHITMMIAAIAIVTIGHSRSKKAATAQAKHKNIAIFYVLAVLVIVAALAGHRPLLAMSR encoded by the coding sequence ATGTACACTTTTCTTTTTTACTTCCACTCGGGGCTGCGCTTTGTAGTATTGCTGCTCCTGCTGTTATCAATTATACAGTCGCTTACCGGCTGGTTAGGTAACAAACCATATACCGAATCAAACCGCAAAGGCAATATGTTTACCATGATTAGCATGCACGTGCAGTTACTGGTAGGCCTGGCTTTATATTTTGTGAGCCCGCTGGTACAGTTTGGAGCCAACACCATGAAACAGGCCGACACCCGTTACTGGACCGTTGAACACATTACCATGATGATTGCTGCCATTGCAATAGTAACCATTGGCCACAGCCGTTCAAAAAAAGCCGCTACCGCACAGGCTAAGCATAAAAACATTGCCATTTTTTACGTACTGGCTGTACTTGTGATAGTTGCAGCACTGGCCGGTCACCGTCCGTTGTTAGCCATGAGCCGCTAA
- a CDS encoding 6-carboxytetrahydropterin synthase, with translation MIYITRREQFNAAHRMYREDWSEEKNAEVFGKCANPNWHGHNYNLFVTVKGNLSYETGYLIDLKDLKQIIKDYVVEKLDHKNLNRDVDFMEGKMASTELLCIEIFKQLKAPIEAYEGVFLHSVKLFETENNSAEYFGE, from the coding sequence ATGATTTATATAACGCGCAGAGAACAATTCAACGCCGCCCACCGCATGTACCGTGAAGACTGGAGCGAAGAGAAGAATGCCGAGGTATTTGGTAAGTGCGCAAACCCCAACTGGCACGGTCATAACTACAACCTCTTTGTTACCGTAAAAGGTAACCTGAGCTACGAAACCGGTTACCTGATTGATCTGAAAGATCTGAAGCAGATTATTAAAGACTATGTTGTTGAAAAGCTTGACCATAAAAATCTGAACAGAGATGTTGATTTTATGGAAGGCAAAATGGCATCGACAGAACTGCTTTGCATTGAGATCTTTAAACAGCTGAAAGCACCAATCGAAGCCTACGAGGGTGTATTTTTACACTCTGTTAAATTATTTGAGACCGAAAACAACTCTGCCGAGTACTTTGGCGAGTAA
- a CDS encoding menaquinone biosynthesis family protein, which produces MKLTLGFSPCPNDTFIFDALIHHKIDTEGLEFDVFYDDVETLNQKAFRGELDITKLSYHAFAYVVDKYVLLDAGSALGFGVGPMLISKFEYSISDLKERPDLSVAIPGKYTTANFLLGYAFPELSNKQELVFSEIEDALLNEKIDAGLIIHENRFTYQDKGLKKILDLGDYWEQQTGCAIPLGGIVANRRLPEDVQHKINRVLRRSVEFAFANPKSGLDFIRSHAQEMSEEVMYKHIDLYVNKYSVELGEEGRKAIKLLFDTALEKKIIPEIKEEIFLTL; this is translated from the coding sequence ATGAAACTGACCCTTGGCTTTTCGCCCTGCCCAAACGACACTTTTATATTTGATGCCCTCATTCATCATAAGATAGACACCGAAGGTTTAGAGTTCGATGTGTTTTATGATGATGTAGAAACGCTGAACCAGAAAGCCTTTCGCGGCGAGCTGGATATTACCAAACTGAGCTATCATGCTTTTGCCTACGTGGTTGATAAATATGTGTTGCTGGATGCCGGCAGCGCGCTGGGTTTTGGAGTTGGGCCGATGTTAATTTCGAAATTCGAATATTCAATTTCGGATTTAAAAGAAAGGCCTGATTTGAGCGTTGCTATTCCCGGTAAGTACACCACTGCAAATTTTCTTTTGGGCTACGCTTTTCCGGAGCTAAGCAATAAGCAGGAGCTCGTTTTCTCTGAGATTGAAGATGCATTACTAAATGAAAAAATTGATGCAGGCCTAATCATCCACGAGAATCGTTTTACTTATCAGGATAAGGGCCTAAAAAAGATCCTAGATCTGGGCGATTATTGGGAGCAGCAAACCGGTTGTGCTATCCCGCTGGGCGGCATCGTAGCCAATCGTCGTTTACCTGAAGATGTGCAGCATAAGATTAACCGCGTGCTGCGCCGCTCGGTAGAGTTTGCGTTTGCCAACCCTAAATCGGGGCTGGATTTTATCCGCAGTCATGCACAGGAGATGAGCGAAGAGGTGATGTACAAACACATTGACCTCTACGTAAATAAATACTCGGTTGAACTGGGCGAGGAGGGGCGTAAGGCAATCAAACTATTATTTGATACCGCGTTAGAGAAAAAGATTATTCCGGAGATTAAGGAGGAGATATTTTTGACGCTTTAG
- the hflX gene encoding GTPase HflX — translation MKKKYYDTAEEQERVVLVGIITPGETEEQTKEYLEELEFLVMTAGGRTERVFTQRLQKPDRATFVQSGKLEEIRDYVKSEEIDIVVFDDELSPSQLRNIENELQVKILDRSNLILDIFAKRAQTAQAKTQVELAQLQYLLPRLTRLWTHLERQKGGIGMRGPGESQIETDRRLILNKISLLKEKLRHIDRQNETQRKNRHQLVRVALVGYTNVGKSTIMNMISKSEVFAENKLFATLDTTVRKVVVENLPFLLSDTVGFIRKLPHHLVECFKSTLDEVREADILIHVVDISHPNFEDQINTVNETLKDLGAIDKPMITVFNKIDAYKPVPYHEDDEVKPLTLEDFEQSWMGRHNSPAIFISALKKENVDNFRKLLYDKVIAIHTERYPYDQLLY, via the coding sequence ATGAAGAAAAAATATTATGATACCGCCGAGGAGCAGGAACGTGTGGTTCTGGTTGGTATTATTACACCCGGCGAAACCGAGGAACAAACCAAAGAGTACCTCGAAGAGCTGGAATTTCTGGTAATGACTGCCGGTGGAAGAACCGAACGGGTATTTACCCAACGACTGCAAAAGCCAGACCGTGCCACCTTTGTGCAATCGGGTAAACTGGAGGAGATTCGCGATTATGTTAAAAGTGAAGAGATTGATATTGTGGTATTTGATGACGAGCTCTCGCCATCGCAACTGCGTAACATAGAGAACGAACTACAGGTAAAGATTCTGGATCGCAGTAACCTGATCCTTGACATATTTGCCAAACGTGCGCAGACCGCACAGGCCAAAACGCAGGTAGAACTGGCCCAGCTGCAATACCTGCTACCGCGACTAACCCGCCTCTGGACTCACTTGGAGCGCCAGAAGGGTGGTATTGGTATGCGCGGACCGGGTGAGTCGCAGATTGAGACTGACCGTCGTTTGATCCTGAACAAGATCTCGTTACTGAAAGAGAAACTGAGACATATCGATCGACAGAACGAAACGCAGCGTAAAAACCGCCATCAACTGGTGCGCGTAGCGTTGGTTGGTTATACCAACGTAGGCAAATCAACCATCATGAACATGATCTCCAAATCTGAAGTATTTGCCGAGAACAAACTGTTTGCAACGCTGGATACCACGGTGCGCAAGGTGGTAGTTGAAAATCTGCCGTTCCTGCTGTCAGATACTGTAGGTTTCATCCGCAAGCTGCCTCACCATTTGGTGGAGTGTTTTAAATCTACACTGGATGAGGTGCGCGAAGCTGATATTTTGATCCACGTGGTTGATATCTCACACCCGAACTTTGAGGACCAGATCAACACCGTGAACGAAACACTGAAAGACCTGGGCGCTATTGACAAGCCAATGATTACTGTGTTTAACAAGATTGACGCTTACAAGCCAGTGCCCTATCACGAGGATGACGAGGTAAAACCGCTCACCCTGGAGGATTTTGAGCAAAGCTGGATGGGTAGGCATAACAGCCCGGCGATATTTATCTCGGCCTTGAAAAAAGAGAACGTAGATAATTTCAGGAAGCTGCTTTATGATAAAGTAATTGCTATACACACGGAAAGGTACCCGTATGATCAGTTATTGTATTGA
- the fabD gene encoding ACP S-malonyltransferase, protein MKSYIFPGQGAQFVGMGKDLYEQSEQARQLFEQANDILGFRITDVMFEGTVEDLKETKVTQPAIFLHSVILAKVLGHDFQPDMVAGHSLGEFSALVAAGALSFEDGLKLVAARANAMQKACELQPSTMAAILGLDDFTVEDVCHQVTDVVVPANYNCPGQLVISGSIAGIDAACEKLLAAGAKRAMKLNVGGAFHSPLMEAARVELEAAIVRTEIKAPVCPIYQNIDAKPYTDPELIKKNLIAQLTGPVRWTQTVIHMLEGGATSFTEVGPGNVLQGLVKKVSREVATASATIPQ, encoded by the coding sequence ATGAAATCCTACATATTTCCCGGACAAGGCGCACAGTTTGTGGGCATGGGTAAAGACCTTTACGAACAATCTGAACAAGCACGTCAGCTTTTTGAGCAGGCTAATGATATTTTAGGTTTCCGCATTACCGATGTAATGTTTGAAGGCACCGTTGAAGACCTGAAAGAAACTAAGGTTACCCAACCGGCCATCTTTTTGCACTCGGTAATTCTGGCCAAAGTTTTGGGTCATGATTTTCAGCCTGATATGGTTGCCGGTCACTCGCTGGGCGAGTTTTCTGCCCTGGTAGCTGCCGGTGCCCTGAGCTTTGAAGACGGCCTGAAACTGGTAGCTGCCCGCGCTAACGCCATGCAAAAAGCCTGCGAACTGCAACCATCAACCATGGCCGCCATTTTAGGTCTGGATGATTTTACGGTTGAGGATGTTTGCCATCAGGTAACCGATGTAGTGGTTCCGGCCAATTATAACTGCCCGGGTCAGCTGGTTATTTCTGGCTCTATTGCAGGTATTGATGCCGCTTGCGAGAAACTGCTGGCTGCCGGTGCCAAACGCGCTATGAAACTGAACGTTGGCGGTGCCTTCCATTCGCCGCTAATGGAAGCTGCCCGTGTAGAACTGGAAGCTGCCATTGTACGCACAGAAATCAAAGCGCCGGTTTGTCCAATCTATCAGAACATCGACGCAAAACCATATACCGACCCTGAATTGATCAAGAAAAACCTGATTGCTCAGCTGACTGGACCGGTGCGTTGGACGCAAACCGTGATCCACATGCTGGAAGGCGGTGCCACCTCATTTACCGAAGTTGGCCCAGGCAACGTATTGCAAGGACTGGTTAAAAAAGTGAGCCGCGAAGTAGCTACTGCAAGCGCCACCATCCCGCAATAA
- a CDS encoding anthranilate synthase component I family protein, with protein sequence MEKIKIKTHYKKLLADTTTPVSIYLRLRDVFPNSLLLESSDYHSRENSMSYVCCDPIGGLVLESGELTINYPGKPKETYAQGSFELINSIDNFLANFETEAIQLKMISNGLFGYFTHEAVEHFETIRLKVTEENPRRIPEMQYHIYRYIIAIDHFKNELYIFENGLELTDTSGLEKIEYLIQNKNFPEYRFQSDFEEKSNLTDEGFIAIVEKMKQHVYRGDVFQIVPSRAFSRQFTGDEFNVYRALRSINPSPYLFYFDYGDFRIFGSSPEAQITVKNRVASIFPIAGTFKRSGDDEKDAEIARALENDPKESAEHVMLVDLARNDLSRHCTQVEVKAFKEVQYYSHLIHLVSHVSGKLREGVSSFKVVGDTYPAGTLSGAPKYRAMEIIDENENIKRSFYSGAIGYLGFNGDFNHAIMIRSFLSKNNVLHYQAGAGIVADSVPVNELNEVSNKIAALRKALELAQEL encoded by the coding sequence ATGGAAAAGATTAAAATTAAAACACATTACAAAAAACTACTGGCCGATACCACTACGCCGGTAAGCATTTACCTGCGCCTGCGCGACGTGTTCCCCAACTCGCTGCTGCTGGAAAGCTCAGACTACCATAGTCGCGAGAACAGCATGAGCTACGTTTGTTGCGACCCTATTGGCGGCCTGGTACTGGAAAGTGGCGAGCTGACCATCAACTATCCTGGCAAACCAAAGGAAACTTATGCCCAGGGTAGCTTTGAGCTGATTAACAGTATAGACAACTTTCTGGCAAACTTTGAGACCGAAGCCATCCAGCTAAAGATGATCTCTAACGGCTTGTTTGGCTATTTTACCCATGAGGCGGTGGAGCACTTTGAAACCATCAGGCTCAAAGTAACCGAAGAAAACCCGCGCCGCATCCCTGAGATGCAGTATCATATTTACCGCTACATTATTGCTATAGATCACTTTAAAAATGAGCTCTATATTTTTGAGAACGGATTGGAACTGACCGATACCAGCGGGCTGGAAAAGATCGAGTACCTGATCCAGAACAAAAACTTCCCGGAGTATCGTTTCCAGAGTGATTTTGAAGAAAAATCAAACCTGACCGACGAGGGCTTTATAGCCATTGTTGAAAAGATGAAACAGCACGTTTACCGTGGTGATGTGTTCCAGATTGTGCCATCGCGCGCCTTCTCGCGCCAATTCACCGGTGATGAGTTTAACGTGTACCGTGCGCTGCGCTCTATTAACCCGTCACCATATTTGTTCTATTTTGATTACGGCGATTTCCGCATTTTCGGCTCATCGCCTGAAGCGCAGATCACCGTGAAAAATCGCGTGGCCAGCATCTTCCCTATTGCCGGTACGTTTAAACGTAGTGGTGATGATGAGAAAGATGCCGAAATTGCCCGCGCGCTGGAAAACGACCCCAAAGAATCTGCCGAGCACGTGATGCTGGTAGACCTGGCCCGTAATGACCTGAGCCGCCACTGTACACAGGTAGAGGTTAAAGCGTTTAAAGAAGTGCAATATTATTCGCATCTTATCCACCTGGTATCGCATGTGAGCGGTAAGCTGCGCGAGGGCGTATCATCATTCAAAGTGGTAGGCGATACGTATCCGGCCGGTACGCTGAGTGGTGCACCCAAATACAGGGCCATGGAGATTATTGACGAGAACGAGAACATTAAACGCAGTTTTTACAGCGGCGCTATTGGTTATTTGGGTTTCAATGGCGATTTTAACCATGCCATTATGATCCGCTCTTTCCTGAGTAAGAACAACGTATTACATTACCAGGCCGGCGCCGGCATTGTGGCCGACTCGGTACCGGTAAACGAACTGAACGAGGTAAGCAACAAAATTGCCGCACTACGCAAAGCGCTGGAACTGGCGCAGGAGTTGTAA
- a CDS encoding aminodeoxychorismate/anthranilate synthase component II, with product MNNNILIIDNYDSFTYNLVHLVNELGLECTVWRNDQFALEDVDAFDRILLSPGPGIPSEAGLLQPVIEKYAPTKSIFGVCLGQQAIAEVFGGKLHNLSRPMHGIATPIEVTDATEQLFAGLPQSFKVGRYHSWVVSREGLPDSLEVTAIDAADDSIMALRHKEYDVRGVQFHPESVLTEFGKEMMRNWLLPEGK from the coding sequence ATGAACAACAATATTTTAATCATCGACAACTACGACTCCTTCACCTATAACCTGGTGCATCTGGTAAATGAACTGGGACTGGAGTGTACCGTTTGGCGCAATGATCAATTTGCTTTGGAGGATGTAGACGCGTTTGACCGGATCCTGCTCTCACCTGGGCCGGGTATCCCGTCTGAGGCTGGTTTGCTGCAGCCGGTAATTGAAAAGTATGCGCCCACCAAAAGCATTTTTGGGGTATGTTTGGGTCAGCAGGCCATAGCGGAAGTTTTTGGCGGTAAGCTGCACAATCTGAGCCGCCCGATGCACGGTATTGCCACGCCAATTGAGGTAACCGACGCTACCGAGCAACTATTTGCCGGTTTGCCGCAAAGCTTTAAAGTGGGCCGCTACCACTCGTGGGTAGTATCTCGCGAGGGACTACCGGATAGCCTGGAAGTAACCGCTATTGATGCGGCCGACGATTCAATCATGGCCCTGCGCCATAAGGAATATGATGTACGCGGCGTACAGTTTCACCCGGAATCGGTACTGACCGAGTTTGGAAAAGAGATGATGCGCAACTGGTTATTGCCGGAGGGCAAATAG
- the mqnB gene encoding futalosine hydrolase, producing the protein MKILIVAATQQEIAPLFELDGPETEVDALVDDVLASAGAISSDLTSVQTSVLVTGVGMTATAFALGRQLALNQYDLAINLGICGAFDRGLALGEVVEITTDIFAELGAQDDEDFISIDQLGFGESIYTAGASIPQFMGSIEDHKPRLKQVTGITVNRVHGNERTISKTADRLHPQVESMEGAAFFYACKQAGVPALQIRAVSNYVEKRNREQWQIGLAIKNLNTFANNLLKHLEALPPAVS; encoded by the coding sequence ATGAAAATACTTATTGTAGCTGCAACCCAGCAAGAAATTGCACCATTGTTTGAGTTGGATGGCCCTGAAACAGAGGTTGATGCATTGGTTGACGATGTATTGGCCAGTGCCGGTGCCATCTCGTCTGATCTTACCTCTGTACAAACATCTGTGCTGGTAACCGGTGTGGGCATGACGGCCACCGCCTTTGCCCTGGGCCGTCAACTGGCGCTTAACCAGTATGACCTGGCCATAAATCTGGGCATTTGCGGCGCATTTGACCGCGGCCTGGCTTTGGGCGAGGTAGTAGAAATAACCACCGATATTTTTGCCGAACTGGGCGCGCAGGACGATGAAGACTTTATCAGCATAGATCAATTGGGATTTGGTGAGAGCATTTATACTGCAGGTGCTTCCATCCCGCAATTTATGGGCAGCATTGAAGACCATAAGCCGCGATTGAAACAGGTGACTGGCATTACCGTTAACCGGGTGCATGGCAACGAGCGCACCATCAGCAAAACTGCCGACCGGCTGCACCCGCAGGTGGAGAGTATGGAGGGGGCTGCATTTTTCTACGCCTGTAAACAGGCTGGGGTGCCTGCGTTGCAAATCAGGGCAGTGTCAAATTATGTAGAAAAACGTAATCGCGAGCAGTGGCAGATAGGCCTGGCCATTAAAAATCTGAATACATTTGCCAACAACCTGCTCAAGCACCTGGAGGCGTTGCCACCGGCCGTTAGCTGA
- the folE gene encoding GTP cyclohydrolase I FolE: protein MNNQGPFNDDDEDIDGYVKIDRYNPELIKSISGHYEHILKALGEDPSREGILKTPERVAKALLYLTHGYDQDAKAVLTSAMFKEDYSQMVVVKDIEVYSMCEHHMLPFFGKAHVAYIPNGHVVGLSKIPRVVDIFARRLQVQERLTNDIRDSIQETLNPIGVGVVIECRHLCMCMRGVQKQNSVTTTSAFTGAFLAEKTRTEFLNLISSRLS, encoded by the coding sequence ATGAATAACCAAGGACCGTTCAACGACGACGATGAAGACATCGACGGATACGTTAAAATAGACCGCTACAACCCCGAGCTGATCAAAAGCATTTCGGGCCATTACGAGCACATCCTGAAAGCCCTGGGCGAAGACCCATCCCGCGAAGGTATATTAAAAACTCCCGAGCGTGTGGCCAAAGCCCTGCTGTATTTAACACATGGCTATGACCAGGATGCCAAAGCTGTGCTTACCTCGGCCATGTTTAAGGAAGATTACAGCCAGATGGTAGTGGTAAAGGATATTGAAGTTTATTCGATGTGCGAGCACCACATGCTGCCCTTCTTTGGCAAAGCGCACGTGGCCTATATCCCTAACGGGCACGTGGTGGGCTTGAGCAAGATCCCGCGTGTGGTAGATATCTTCGCCCGTCGCCTGCAGGTGCAGGAGCGTTTAACGAATGACATCCGCGATAGCATACAAGAAACCCTGAACCCTATTGGTGTAGGCGTAGTAATTGAATGCCGCCACCTGTGCATGTGTATGCGCGGCGTGCAAAAGCAAAACTCGGTAACCACCACCTCAGCCTTTACCGGCGCGTTTTTGGCAGAAAAGACGAGGACGGAGTTTTTGAATTTGATATCTTCGAGGTTGAGTTAA